In Eleutherodactylus coqui strain aEleCoq1 chromosome 11, aEleCoq1.hap1, whole genome shotgun sequence, a single window of DNA contains:
- the PDF gene encoding peptide deformylase, mitochondrial — protein MIILRSCRVFGLLVSHYSHGLGSSGPQSSRLYASWTEEKKRPYWKTLRRLILGAPSPPYKKVVQTGDPVLRLQTQLVPQDRISHPDTQVILKRMVHILRSGDCMGISAPQLGVPLRIIALELREGMCKLPSELMAEREIHPFPLKIFINPTMRILDSRKLHFHENCTSLHGFSALVPRCHSVEISGLNEKGDPTSWKAHGWAARAAQHEMDHLDGVLYIDKMFPRTFVNLRWQEVND, from the exons ATGATAATCCTAAGAAGTTGCAGAGTCTTCGGTCTCCTCGTGTCCCACTACTCTCACGGTCTTGGCTCCAGTGGCCCCCAGTCTTCCCGTCTCTATGCCTCCTGGACTGAAGAAAAGAAGCGCCCTTATTGGAAGACCCTGAGGAGGTTGATCCTAGGAGCCCCCTCCCCGCCTTACAAGAAGGTCGTTCAGACAGGAGATCCAGTTCTGCGGCTCCAGACTCAGTTGGTTCCCCAAGATCGCATCTCGCACCCCGATACTCAGGTTATTCTGAAACGAATGGTGCATATCCTGAGGTCCGGTGATTGCATGGGAATAAGTGCCCCTCAGTTAGGGGTCCCACTAAGAATTATAGCTTTGGAGCTCCGAGAAGGGATGTGCAAGCTGCCTTCTGAGTTGATGGCGGAGCGCGAGATACATCCTTTTCCACTTAAAATCTTTATCAACCCAACTATGCGAATTCTGGACTCTCGAAAGCTGCACTTCCACGAGAACTGCACCAGCCTTCACGGATTTTCAGCCCTCGTGCCCCGCTGTCACTCTGTGGAGATATCAG GTCTGAACGAGAAGGGAGATCCCACCAGCTGGAAGGCACACGGCTGGGCCGCCCGGGCCGCCCAGCATGAAATGGACCACTTGGATGGAGTCCTTTATATTGATAAAATGTTTCCTCGGACCTTTGTGAACCTTCGGTGGCAAGAAGTAAATGACTGA